The Palleronia sp. THAF1 genome contains the following window.
GGCGCATCCTTGTGGCGCAGGCGCTGGGGCAGGTCTTTATGAAGCGGCCCTTCGACGATCCGTTTTCCGCCATAGAGCCTGTGCTGAGGAACGCCACCTTGGGGGCCGCGGTGCAGGCGACGTTGGTGGATATCCACTGCGAAGCAACATCCGAGAAGATGGCCATGGGCCATTTCTGCGATGGTCGCGCGTCGGTCGTGGTGGGCACGCACACCCATGTGCCGACCGCCGACGCCACGATCCTGTCACGAGGGACGGCGTTCCAGACGGATGCAGGCATGTGCGGTGATTACGACAGCGTCATCGGCATGGACAAGGAAGAGCCCCTGCGCCGTTTCCTGACCGGGATGCCCAAGGGCCGGTTCGAGCCTGCGGGCGGCGAGGCGACGCTGTCGGGTCTGTTCGTGAAGACCGACGACGCGACGGGCAAAGCCGTTGAGGTGCAGATGATCCGGCGCGGCGGTCGGCTGCAAGTGGCGTGAGCCAGCTTCGACTGACCGCGCTTCTGATCTTGCTGGGATCGGGGTGGGGCCTGTCGCAGCCGCTGACCAAGATCGCCGTGTCGGGCGGTGCCGCGCCGATGGGTCTGGTGTTCTGGCAGCTTTTGATTGGCGGGCTTTTCCTGTCGCTTATCGTGATCCGGCGGGGTGTGCCGCACGTCACGCGCGCGCGGCTGCGCGTCTGGATCGTGATCGCTCTGATCGGGAACGTCC
Protein-coding sequences here:
- a CDS encoding YmdB family metallophosphoesterase, with the protein product MNILFLGDVMGRSGRTAITERLAALKAELAVDFCVVNGENATNGAGLSAAHARLLLEAGADAVTLGDHAFDQKDMLQFCETEPRIVRPLNYSKAAPGRGARVFEVPGGRRILVAQALGQVFMKRPFDDPFSAIEPVLRNATLGAAVQATLVDIHCEATSEKMAMGHFCDGRASVVVGTHTHVPTADATILSRGTAFQTDAGMCGDYDSVIGMDKEEPLRRFLTGMPKGRFEPAGGEATLSGLFVKTDDATGKAVEVQMIRRGGRLQVA